A genomic window from Blastococcus saxobsidens DD2 includes:
- a CDS encoding single-stranded DNA-binding protein, whose product MTVAVIDRNDVVLRGRMSAPAELRTLPSGDPLLTFRLVVRRPVPRARGQSVDVLTCITYDRGLQRRVAVWQPGDVVEVEGALQRRFWRTGSGTASICEVNCRRGRKVPRSAARTAEETA is encoded by the coding sequence ATGACCGTGGCTGTGATCGATCGCAACGACGTGGTTCTGCGGGGGCGGATGTCCGCGCCGGCGGAACTGCGGACCCTGCCCAGTGGTGACCCGCTCCTGACCTTCCGGCTGGTGGTTCGCCGGCCCGTCCCGCGGGCCCGCGGCCAGTCGGTCGACGTGCTCACCTGCATCACCTACGACCGTGGTCTGCAACGGCGGGTCGCGGTGTGGCAGCCCGGTGACGTCGTGGAAGTCGAAGGGGCCCTCCAGCGACGTTTCTGGCGGACCGGCTCCGGCACGGCCTCGATCTGCGAGGTCAACTGCCGGCGTGGTCGGAAGGTCCCTCGATCCGCCGCGCGGACGGCGGAGGAGACGGCGTGA